In the genome of Corallococcus soli, one region contains:
- a CDS encoding ankyrin repeat domain-containing protein codes for MRELLDAGAPPHSSVWSSRGTRLGSTKSAVEAAVDSGVWEAVEPLLVDQGLKQDALRHAVQWANPDIIRRLVEKGAKFSPELAFAAYDRALRLVDRARSETLVKLLMELGIDPNATKEHYGDATHVPLMSFVIQGLAWHKEDGGASADGVFVSRWGPEVFILNARPRLDVQDSTGRTPLMEAAEHGAQDLVQLLLEHGADPALLDKDGRDAAFHASRWGHDAVVAMLKALPPRTSKPGP; via the coding sequence GTGCGTGAGCTCCTGGATGCCGGGGCGCCCCCGCACTCGAGTGTCTGGAGTTCCCGCGGGACCCGGCTCGGCTCCACGAAGTCGGCCGTCGAAGCCGCGGTCGACTCGGGGGTGTGGGAGGCAGTCGAGCCTCTGCTGGTGGATCAGGGATTGAAGCAGGACGCCCTCCGCCATGCCGTCCAGTGGGCGAACCCCGACATCATCCGGAGGCTCGTGGAGAAAGGGGCGAAGTTCTCCCCTGAGCTGGCTTTTGCCGCATACGACCGGGCGCTCCGTCTGGTGGACCGTGCCCGGTCGGAGACCCTGGTCAAGCTGCTCATGGAACTGGGCATCGACCCGAACGCGACCAAGGAGCACTACGGAGACGCAACCCACGTTCCCTTGATGAGTTTCGTCATCCAGGGCTTGGCGTGGCACAAGGAGGACGGCGGGGCGTCAGCGGATGGAGTCTTCGTTTCACGCTGGGGTCCTGAGGTCTTCATCCTCAACGCCAGACCCCGTCTCGATGTGCAGGACAGCACCGGCAGGACCCCGCTCATGGAGGCCGCGGAGCACGGCGCCCAGGACCTGGTTCAGCTCCTCCTGGAGCATGGGGCGGATCCGGCGCTGCTGGACAAGGACGGACGAGACGCCGCCTTCCATGCCTCCAGGTGGGGCCACGACGCTGTCGTGGCCATGCTCAAGGCCCTGCCCCCCAGGACGAGCAAGCCAGGGCCGTGA
- a CDS encoding SRPBCC domain-containing protein translates to MATKKRVPDPVDAYLAKLTNPAARKTLGALRMQLRKLLPGATESISYQMPTFKVDGNAVAGFAFFKTHCGYYPFSGGVVPVLKAELEGYVTSKSGVTFPPDEPLPAKLVKRLVQVRLAEIATKTKKPPAAKKKALITDRVTDAAVKEATGRDWKTWMRALDKAGATELSHKQLVAHLAQEVESSWWQQSISVAYEQARGKRVVGETAATGFQVGVVRTLPMTAAELWAWITTQPERWLGTALKLEPGTEYEVPKRRGAPAVRGKVRVVKPGNRIRMTWQPDGWKKPATLQFALVPKPRGVSLTVHMENLPDAEAREAMRERWSKVLSTLAKS, encoded by the coding sequence ATGGCGACAAAGAAGCGAGTACCGGATCCGGTGGATGCCTATCTGGCGAAGCTGACGAACCCGGCGGCGCGAAAGACGCTGGGTGCACTGCGGATGCAGCTTCGCAAGCTGCTCCCAGGCGCCACGGAGTCCATCAGCTACCAGATGCCCACCTTCAAGGTCGACGGGAACGCCGTGGCGGGCTTCGCGTTCTTCAAGACCCACTGCGGCTACTACCCCTTCAGCGGCGGCGTGGTGCCGGTGCTGAAGGCGGAGCTGGAGGGATACGTCACGTCGAAGAGCGGCGTCACCTTCCCGCCAGACGAACCGCTGCCGGCGAAGCTGGTGAAGCGGCTGGTGCAGGTGCGGCTCGCGGAGATCGCCACGAAGACGAAGAAGCCCCCGGCCGCGAAGAAGAAGGCGCTCATCACCGACCGCGTGACGGACGCCGCCGTGAAGGAGGCCACCGGGCGTGACTGGAAGACCTGGATGCGCGCGCTGGACAAGGCCGGCGCCACCGAACTGAGCCACAAGCAGCTCGTCGCGCATCTGGCCCAGGAGGTCGAGTCATCCTGGTGGCAGCAGTCGATCTCCGTGGCGTATGAGCAGGCGCGTGGCAAGCGGGTGGTGGGCGAGACCGCCGCCACGGGCTTCCAGGTGGGCGTGGTGCGCACGCTGCCGATGACCGCCGCGGAGCTGTGGGCGTGGATCACGACGCAGCCGGAGCGCTGGCTGGGCACGGCGCTGAAGCTGGAGCCGGGGACGGAATATGAGGTCCCCAAGCGTCGCGGGGCTCCAGCCGTGCGCGGAAAGGTCCGCGTGGTGAAGCCCGGCAATCGCATCCGCATGACGTGGCAGCCGGACGGCTGGAAGAAGCCGGCGACGCTGCAGTTCGCGCTGGTGCCCAAGCCGCGCGGCGTCTCCCTCACCGTGCACATGGAGAACCTGCCGGACGCGGAGGCCCGCGAGGCGATGCGGGAGCGCTGGTCGAAGGTCCTCTCGACGCTCGCGAAGTCGTAG
- a CDS encoding DNRLRE domain-containing protein: MSTPTWLRRLALHLVVPCTLVACGGPELSDAEVPVTVHEAPQGLATDVTVSFQRGVSPSSSYAGVSDAWLQEGLPSTNAGGDTLLRMDRDYPAASGKSANALLRFDVRAIPVGATVRSVKLTVNVTNRTSGEGFFLYAAGRDWTEAQATWARATSTSTWSTPGARGAADRGTGVLGTLLPAVTGPHTVTFGAAGIAAVQAWVDNPAANRGFVLDANTNMDGLDLASSEAATAAQRPQLTVTYTPGFVHPGLHVSKAQLDFVRAKIGAGAQPWLAQFNKAAGGAYANTAWTPKPVATMRCGNGGSTVNIGCTDSRQDALHAYTLSLLWYHTREQRYADAALRILDAYADTLQTILFIQGDNSTYNGPLQAAWLAELFPRSAEILRYSGAGWTEEKAVRFGDMLKRAVLPRIINGWQGGGSNWNNSMTNGVMNIAVYTNDKALFEQSLGMWRQRVRETYHLASDGAAPISAPDQRNADGSWKSGSLLSSWRGQTEFGTARVNGISMEACRDFGHATMSIASISQAAETALLQGVDLYAEQEARLIASAEFMARFLVPHAPDKNAQLTIPVDSWLCPRRSEAVTKNGQPVPNNTMEMQILPSWEILFNHYVTRKGRSMPSTGALLPRVRAGGSFTDLQISWETLTHAGVGSVGL, encoded by the coding sequence GTGAGCACCCCGACGTGGCTGCGCCGGCTGGCGCTTCATCTTGTCGTTCCCTGCACGCTCGTCGCGTGTGGCGGCCCCGAACTCTCGGACGCGGAGGTCCCCGTCACCGTCCATGAGGCCCCCCAGGGCCTCGCCACGGACGTGACGGTGTCCTTCCAGCGGGGTGTGTCACCGTCGTCGAGCTACGCGGGCGTCTCCGATGCGTGGCTCCAGGAGGGCCTGCCTTCCACCAACGCGGGCGGGGACACCCTGCTGCGGATGGACCGCGACTACCCGGCGGCCAGCGGCAAGAGCGCCAACGCCCTGCTGCGCTTCGACGTGCGCGCCATCCCCGTGGGCGCGACGGTGCGCTCCGTCAAGCTGACGGTCAACGTGACGAACCGGACGAGCGGAGAGGGCTTCTTCCTCTACGCCGCGGGCCGGGACTGGACCGAGGCGCAGGCCACCTGGGCCCGGGCAACGTCGACGAGCACCTGGAGCACGCCGGGCGCGCGCGGCGCGGCGGACAGGGGCACGGGCGTGCTGGGGACGCTCCTGCCCGCCGTCACGGGCCCCCATACCGTGACGTTTGGCGCGGCGGGCATCGCCGCGGTCCAGGCGTGGGTGGACAACCCCGCGGCCAACCGTGGCTTCGTGCTGGATGCCAACACGAACATGGACGGGCTGGACCTGGCGTCCTCCGAGGCGGCCACCGCCGCGCAGCGGCCGCAGCTGACCGTCACCTACACGCCCGGCTTCGTCCACCCGGGGCTCCATGTCTCCAAGGCCCAGCTCGACTTCGTGCGGGCGAAGATTGGCGCGGGCGCGCAGCCGTGGCTCGCCCAGTTCAACAAGGCGGCTGGCGGCGCGTATGCGAACACGGCCTGGACGCCGAAGCCCGTCGCGACCATGCGGTGTGGCAACGGCGGCAGCACGGTGAACATCGGCTGCACCGACTCCCGGCAGGACGCGCTGCACGCCTATACGCTCTCGCTCCTCTGGTATCACACGCGTGAGCAGCGCTACGCGGACGCGGCCCTCCGCATCCTCGACGCGTACGCGGACACGCTCCAGACCATCCTCTTCATCCAGGGTGACAACAGCACGTACAACGGCCCGCTCCAGGCGGCCTGGCTCGCGGAGCTGTTCCCCCGCTCGGCGGAGATCCTCCGCTACAGCGGCGCGGGCTGGACCGAGGAGAAGGCCGTCAGGTTCGGCGACATGCTGAAGCGCGCGGTGCTCCCCCGCATCATCAACGGCTGGCAGGGGGGAGGCTCCAACTGGAACAACTCCATGACGAACGGCGTGATGAACATCGCCGTCTACACGAATGACAAGGCGCTCTTCGAGCAGTCGCTCGGCATGTGGCGCCAGCGCGTGCGGGAGACCTACCACCTGGCCAGTGACGGCGCGGCCCCCATCTCCGCCCCGGACCAGCGCAACGCGGACGGGAGCTGGAAGAGCGGCTCGCTGCTCAGCAGCTGGCGCGGCCAGACCGAGTTCGGCACCGCGCGTGTGAATGGCATCTCCATGGAGGCGTGCCGGGACTTCGGCCATGCGACGATGTCGATTGCCTCCATCTCGCAGGCGGCGGAGACGGCGCTCCTCCAGGGCGTGGACCTCTACGCCGAACAGGAGGCACGGCTCATCGCGAGCGCCGAGTTCATGGCCCGGTTCCTGGTGCCCCATGCCCCGGACAAGAACGCCCAGCTCACCATCCCCGTCGACTCCTGGCTGTGCCCGCGCAGGAGCGAGGCCGTGACGAAGAACGGCCAGCCCGTGCCCAACAACACCATGGAGATGCAGATCCTCCCGAGCTGGGAGATCCTCTTCAATCACTACGTGACGCGAAAGGGCCGCTCCATGCCGTCGACGGGCGCGCTGCTCCCACGCGTGCGCGCGGGCGGCTCGTTCACGGACCTGCAGATCTCCTGGGAGACGCTCACGCACGCGGGCGTGGGCTCCGTGGGGCTGTAG
- a CDS encoding GAF domain-containing protein yields the protein MAEVTLDLRGQPKTEAYAELKSQAFAILEGMDDDVCAMATMSCLLHHAFGHLWTGFYRVVTPGKLLRVGPYQGTLGCLEIAFGKGVCGTSAAKGETVVVPDVHAFPGHITCDGRSASEIVVPVFGRDRELLAVLDIDSEHKNTFDDVDRAALEDLVSWFQHRAP from the coding sequence ATGGCGGAAGTCACCCTGGATTTGCGCGGTCAGCCCAAGACCGAGGCGTATGCCGAGCTGAAGTCCCAAGCCTTCGCCATCCTCGAAGGGATGGACGACGACGTCTGCGCGATGGCGACGATGAGCTGCCTGCTGCACCACGCCTTCGGCCACCTGTGGACGGGCTTCTACCGGGTGGTGACGCCCGGGAAGCTGCTGCGCGTGGGCCCCTACCAGGGGACGCTCGGGTGCCTGGAGATCGCCTTCGGCAAGGGCGTGTGCGGCACGTCCGCCGCGAAGGGTGAGACGGTGGTGGTGCCGGACGTGCACGCCTTCCCGGGCCACATCACCTGCGACGGCAGGTCCGCGTCGGAGATCGTGGTGCCGGTGTTCGGCCGCGACCGGGAGCTGCTCGCCGTGCTCGACATCGACTCCGAGCACAAGAACACCTTCGACGACGTGGACCGCGCGGCGCTGGAGGACCTGGTGTCCTGGTTCCAGCACCGCGCGCCCTGA
- a CDS encoding SIR2 family NAD-dependent protein deacylase, which yields MEPLVLDSRTRLLVLTGAGVSAESGVPTFRGMNGLWENHPVEAVASPEGFQADPALVWRFYSQRRSGASSVMPNPGHEALVRWEQHLGDRFLLATQNVDGLHSRAGSQRVVDMHGNLFRTKCADCRREPFDDTSVHPSGTVPKCDHCGGRLRPDIVWFGEMLAPSDLTRIGEFITRKNGTRLVFLAAGTSGAVWPAAGLVDEVRAARGDTWLINFESAANTERFHHFVQGRSGEVLPTLAKLV from the coding sequence GTGGAACCGCTCGTCCTGGATTCGCGAACCCGCCTGCTCGTGCTCACCGGTGCTGGAGTCTCCGCGGAGAGCGGGGTGCCGACCTTCCGGGGCATGAACGGCCTGTGGGAGAACCACCCCGTGGAGGCGGTGGCCTCTCCCGAGGGCTTCCAGGCGGACCCCGCGCTCGTGTGGCGCTTCTATTCGCAGCGCCGCTCAGGCGCGTCCTCCGTGATGCCCAACCCCGGCCATGAGGCGCTGGTGCGCTGGGAGCAGCACCTGGGCGACCGCTTCCTGCTGGCCACCCAGAACGTGGACGGCCTGCACTCACGCGCTGGCAGCCAGCGGGTGGTGGACATGCACGGCAACCTCTTCCGCACGAAGTGCGCGGACTGCCGGCGGGAGCCCTTCGACGACACCTCCGTGCACCCCTCCGGCACGGTGCCGAAGTGCGACCACTGCGGCGGCCGGCTGCGCCCCGACATCGTCTGGTTCGGGGAGATGCTGGCGCCCTCGGACCTGACGCGCATTGGCGAGTTCATCACGCGCAAGAATGGCACCCGGCTGGTGTTCCTGGCCGCGGGCACGTCCGGCGCGGTGTGGCCGGCGGCGGGCCTCGTGGATGAAGTGCGCGCCGCGCGCGGGGACACGTGGCTCATCAACTTCGAGTCCGCCGCCAACACGGAGCGCTTCCATCACTTCGTCCAGGGCCGCAGTGGCGAGGTCCTGCCCACGCTGGCGAAGCTCGTCTGA
- a CDS encoding DUF4082 domain-containing protein, giving the protein MSIRSLAVVIGFVLSACSTGAVDGFANPEGLAGEQQSLEAGEVSLFLDSSLPTIPMDSDTGAVELGMKFRVSVAGTVRGVRFYKGGAQNAGPHRVSLWSRGGAKLAEATSTSETATGWQTVRFAAPINVSAGTTYVVSYYASAGRYGATVGGFNTEKSRGPIRGLASGVDGVNGVYRYGGGFPTQGYQNTDYAVDVVFLPNGTEPPPVDTQAPGAPPGLVATAASTSTINLGWGAATDNVGVTAYDVFRDGVKVASTASRTYADTGLVAATAYGYFVKARDAAGNVSAASSTVTATTHANPPSGGFPNASNTGVPAGTQLTPYTGPCTLTVANTVIDSKTVNCDLTIRAAGVVIRNSKINGSVATDENSTGFSFTLTDSHVDAGDRIVTGVGAVNFTAVRVHVEGGNRSMHCWHDCEIRDSYVHGQMTDETGTAHESGIRMGRNVTLRHNTIVCDAPDVPPDAGCSAALTGYGDFAPVENNLVENNYFPGTTGGFCAYGGSSQGKPYSGATNNIRFIGNVFGRGASGRCGYYGAITSFDTSEPGNVWSNNTWEDGTVLPPSN; this is encoded by the coding sequence ATGAGCATCCGAAGTCTTGCAGTCGTGATTGGCTTTGTGCTGTCCGCATGTTCCACGGGAGCGGTGGACGGGTTCGCGAACCCGGAAGGGCTCGCCGGAGAGCAGCAGTCGCTCGAAGCGGGCGAAGTCTCTCTCTTCCTGGACTCGTCCCTCCCCACCATCCCGATGGACAGTGATACCGGCGCGGTGGAGCTGGGGATGAAGTTCCGCGTGTCCGTCGCGGGCACCGTCCGCGGCGTGCGCTTCTACAAGGGCGGCGCCCAGAACGCCGGCCCGCACCGCGTGAGCCTGTGGAGCCGGGGGGGCGCGAAGCTCGCGGAGGCGACCTCCACGAGCGAGACGGCGACGGGCTGGCAGACGGTGCGTTTTGCCGCCCCCATCAACGTCAGCGCCGGGACGACCTACGTTGTGTCGTACTACGCCTCGGCCGGGCGGTATGGCGCCACCGTGGGGGGCTTCAACACGGAGAAGTCACGAGGCCCCATCCGGGGACTCGCGTCCGGAGTGGACGGGGTGAACGGCGTCTACCGCTACGGTGGCGGGTTCCCGACGCAGGGCTACCAGAACACCGACTACGCAGTGGACGTGGTCTTCCTCCCGAACGGCACCGAGCCTCCGCCGGTGGACACCCAGGCGCCGGGAGCTCCCCCGGGGCTCGTCGCGACCGCTGCATCCACGAGCACCATCAACCTGGGCTGGGGCGCCGCCACGGACAACGTCGGCGTCACCGCCTACGACGTCTTCCGCGATGGCGTGAAGGTCGCGTCCACCGCGAGCCGCACCTACGCGGACACCGGGCTCGTCGCGGCCACGGCCTACGGCTACTTCGTGAAGGCGCGCGATGCCGCGGGAAACGTGAGCGCCGCTTCGAGCACCGTCACGGCGACGACGCACGCCAACCCGCCGTCCGGAGGCTTTCCGAACGCGAGCAACACGGGCGTACCGGCGGGCACGCAGCTCACGCCCTACACCGGCCCGTGCACCCTCACCGTGGCCAACACGGTCATCGACTCCAAGACCGTGAATTGCGACCTCACCATCCGCGCGGCGGGCGTCGTCATCCGCAACTCGAAGATCAACGGCAGCGTCGCCACCGATGAGAACTCCACCGGCTTCTCCTTCACCCTCACCGACTCCCACGTCGACGCCGGGGATCGCATCGTCACGGGGGTGGGCGCCGTGAACTTCACCGCCGTCCGCGTGCACGTGGAGGGCGGCAATCGCTCCATGCACTGCTGGCACGACTGCGAGATCCGCGACTCCTACGTCCACGGCCAGATGACGGACGAGACGGGGACCGCGCATGAGTCCGGCATCCGGATGGGCCGCAACGTCACCCTGCGACACAACACCATCGTCTGCGACGCGCCGGACGTGCCGCCCGACGCGGGCTGCTCCGCGGCCCTCACCGGCTACGGCGACTTCGCCCCGGTGGAGAACAACCTGGTGGAGAACAACTACTTCCCGGGCACGACGGGCGGCTTCTGCGCCTACGGCGGTTCGTCCCAGGGCAAGCCGTACTCCGGCGCGACGAACAACATCCGCTTCATCGGCAACGTCTTTGGGCGCGGTGCGAGCGGACGCTGTGGCTACTACGGGGCCATCACCAGCTTCGACACCTCGGAGCCGGGGAACGTCTGGTCCAACAACACCTGGGAGGACGGGACGGTCCTCCCGCCCTCGAACTAG
- a CDS encoding DMT family transporter, translated as MSTPSPAIAAPARLLSASDLAMLAVVVVWGTNYTLVKDALEGMPPRAFMALRFGLAALAMGLVLLAVEGWKPMPWKVFLRLTGLGLVGNTLYQLFFIEGLARTTAANSGMLTAVSPVVTAALGAALGIERLRRPVIAGLSLAVVGMLLVVGARGPNLGPATWLGDLLIVGCSLCWSIYTVGTRTVGTDVSALRITAITMLTGAPGVVLAGATQVIAMDTARVSTSGWVALVYSALVPLVLAYFVWFRSVQQVGTNRTTLYGTGIPVVAALTAWAVRGERPTLLQTLGAALILAGVLISRRKDTPQATS; from the coding sequence GTGAGCACCCCGTCCCCCGCCATCGCCGCGCCTGCCCGCCTCCTCTCCGCGTCCGACCTGGCGATGCTCGCCGTGGTCGTCGTCTGGGGCACGAACTACACGCTGGTGAAGGACGCGCTGGAGGGCATGCCGCCCCGGGCCTTCATGGCGCTGCGCTTCGGGCTCGCGGCGCTCGCGATGGGGCTCGTGCTGCTGGCGGTGGAGGGCTGGAAGCCGATGCCCTGGAAGGTGTTCCTGCGGCTCACCGGCCTGGGGCTCGTGGGCAACACGCTCTACCAGCTGTTCTTCATTGAAGGCCTCGCGCGCACGACCGCGGCCAACAGCGGGATGCTCACGGCGGTGAGCCCGGTGGTGACGGCGGCGCTGGGCGCGGCGCTCGGCATCGAACGGCTGCGCCGTCCCGTCATCGCCGGCCTCTCCCTCGCGGTGGTCGGGATGCTGCTGGTGGTGGGCGCGAGGGGACCGAACCTGGGCCCGGCGACGTGGCTCGGGGACCTCCTGATTGTCGGCTGCTCGCTGTGCTGGTCCATCTACACGGTGGGCACGCGCACCGTGGGCACGGACGTGTCCGCGCTGCGCATCACCGCCATCACGATGCTCACCGGCGCCCCCGGCGTGGTCCTGGCCGGGGCCACCCAGGTCATCGCGATGGACACCGCGCGCGTGAGCACCTCCGGCTGGGTGGCGCTCGTGTATTCGGCGCTGGTGCCGCTGGTGCTCGCGTACTTCGTCTGGTTCCGCAGCGTGCAGCAGGTGGGCACCAACCGCACGACGCTCTACGGCACCGGCATCCCGGTGGTCGCGGCGCTCACCGCCTGGGCCGTGCGAGGCGAGCGCCCCACCCTGCTCCAGACGCTCGGAGCGGCGCTCATCCTCGCGGGAGTCCTCATCAGCCGCCGCAAGGACACGCCCCAGGCAACGTCCTGA
- a CDS encoding pseudouridine-5'-phosphate glycosidase, translating to MDFRYSDEVRRAKDSGQPLVALETSVVAQGLPYPDNLAAARACEEAVRRAGAVPAPIAVVDGEVWVGLEDAAMRRLAEGKEKLLKLGARDLAVAVATRASGGTTVSATCELAAAAGIRVFSTGGIGGVHRGAAEHWDISQDIAALSRYPVAVVCAGAKSVLDLPRTMELLETAGVPVIGVGTNELPSFYSRESGLSLEHRADDAETAARIAHARFELLGQGGVLYTVPPPEEAALPRNDVELHIASALADAERQGVRGKAVTPFLLGEMAKRTGGKSLKTNLALLVNNARFAGALAVAYARVAKR from the coding sequence ATGGACTTCCGCTATTCGGACGAGGTGCGGCGCGCGAAGGACTCCGGGCAGCCGCTGGTGGCGCTGGAGACGAGCGTCGTCGCGCAGGGCCTGCCGTACCCCGACAACCTCGCGGCGGCTCGCGCGTGCGAGGAGGCCGTGCGCCGCGCCGGGGCCGTGCCCGCGCCCATCGCCGTGGTGGATGGCGAGGTGTGGGTGGGCCTGGAGGACGCCGCGATGCGCCGGCTGGCCGAGGGCAAGGAGAAGCTGCTCAAGCTGGGGGCGCGCGACCTGGCCGTGGCCGTGGCCACCCGCGCCAGCGGCGGCACCACCGTGAGCGCCACCTGCGAGCTGGCGGCGGCGGCGGGCATCCGCGTCTTCTCCACCGGCGGCATCGGCGGCGTGCACCGGGGCGCCGCGGAGCACTGGGACATCTCCCAGGACATCGCCGCGCTGTCGCGCTACCCGGTCGCCGTGGTGTGCGCGGGCGCCAAGTCCGTGTTGGACCTGCCCAGGACGATGGAGCTGCTGGAGACGGCGGGCGTGCCCGTCATCGGCGTGGGCACGAACGAGCTGCCGTCCTTCTACAGCCGCGAGTCCGGCCTCTCGCTGGAGCACCGCGCGGATGACGCGGAGACGGCCGCTCGCATCGCTCACGCCCGCTTCGAACTGCTGGGCCAGGGCGGCGTGCTCTACACCGTGCCCCCGCCGGAGGAGGCCGCGCTGCCCCGCAACGACGTGGAGCTGCACATCGCCTCGGCGCTCGCGGACGCGGAGCGGCAGGGCGTTCGCGGCAAGGCCGTGACGCCGTTCCTCCTGGGCGAGATGGCGAAGCGCACCGGCGGCAAGAGCCTCAAGACGAACCTGGCGCTGCTGGTGAACAACGCGCGCTTCGCGGGGGCGCTGGCCGTGGCCTACGCGCGCGTCGCGAAGCGCTGA